One segment of Pseudodesulfovibrio sp. 5S69 DNA contains the following:
- a CDS encoding Coenzyme F420 hydrogenase/dehydrogenase, beta subunit C-terminal domain, protein MATTAMIRIDGGNPITAVQEFLRGLMDNESIGGVLVPMHLFGKGIPMPTLVTDPDQLSGADPLAPAFPMNSAKLLARLTRGQAGERIAAVMRPCEIRAFVELVKLNQGSIDDVILVGLDCMGAFDNIGYKAFRGERDPFESTLEFHRQIGNGGAEIAPACLACEHPAPENADIILGLAGADLSGHIPVMAASPRGESLLIGLGLPESEPGGRDAALGAMIEVRTANRDAMFERTHAATGTLTDLSEYLASCVNCYNCRVACPVCYCKECVFNTDVFEHKPWQYMGWAKRKGSLKMPTDTVFYHLTRMAHMSMACVGCGQCSNACPNDIPVMELFRTVAARTQESFDYVPGRSLDEPPPLSVFKEDEFQDAVSHMA, encoded by the coding sequence ATGGCTACCACGGCAATGATTCGGATCGACGGGGGCAACCCGATCACGGCGGTGCAGGAATTCCTGCGCGGGCTGATGGACAACGAGAGCATCGGCGGCGTGCTGGTGCCCATGCACCTGTTCGGCAAGGGCATCCCCATGCCGACCCTGGTGACCGACCCGGACCAGCTCTCCGGAGCGGACCCGCTGGCCCCGGCCTTTCCCATGAACAGCGCCAAGCTCCTGGCCCGGCTGACCAGAGGCCAGGCGGGCGAGCGCATCGCGGCGGTCATGCGGCCGTGCGAGATCCGCGCCTTCGTCGAGCTGGTCAAGCTCAACCAGGGGAGCATCGACGACGTCATCCTGGTCGGCCTGGACTGCATGGGGGCCTTTGACAACATCGGCTACAAGGCCTTCCGCGGCGAGCGCGACCCGTTCGAATCCACCCTGGAGTTTCACAGACAGATCGGCAACGGCGGCGCGGAGATCGCCCCGGCCTGCCTGGCCTGCGAGCACCCGGCCCCGGAGAACGCGGACATCATCCTCGGCCTGGCCGGGGCCGACCTGTCCGGGCACATCCCGGTCATGGCCGCCAGCCCGCGCGGCGAGTCCCTGCTCATCGGTCTGGGGCTGCCCGAGTCCGAGCCGGGTGGCCGCGACGCGGCGCTCGGGGCCATGATCGAAGTCCGCACCGCCAACCGGGACGCGATGTTCGAGCGCACCCACGCGGCCACCGGCACCCTGACCGACCTGTCCGAGTACCTGGCCTCCTGCGTCAACTGCTACAACTGCCGGGTGGCCTGCCCGGTCTGCTACTGCAAGGAGTGCGTCTTCAACACCGACGTCTTCGAGCACAAGCCGTGGCAGTACATGGGCTGGGCCAAGCGCAAGGGCTCGCTGAAGATGCCCACGGACACGGTCTTCTACCATCTGACGCGCATGGCCCACATGTCCATGGCCTGTGTGGGCTGCGGGCAGTGTTCCAACGCCTGCCCCAACGACATCCCGGTCATGGAGCTGTTCCGCACCGTGGCCGCGCGCACCCAGGAAAGCTTCGACTACGTGCCGGGCCGCAGCCTGGATGAACCGCCGCCCCTGTCGGTCTTCAAGGAAGACGAGTTCCAGGACGCGGTTTCGCACATGGCCTGA
- a CDS encoding hydrogenase iron-sulfur subunit, whose amino-acid sequence MSSEFEPTILAFVCNWCTFTAADLAGTSRMIQQPNLRMVRMMCTGMVDPKYIVKSLLSGADGVLVSGCHPGDCHYINGNYKARRRVKLLNEILPQFGIEKERVKLTWVGASEGNEFAATVNNFINEIRELGPMEARSMAVI is encoded by the coding sequence ATGAGTAGCGAGTTCGAACCGACCATTCTGGCCTTTGTCTGCAACTGGTGCACCTTCACGGCCGCGGACCTGGCCGGGACATCGCGGATGATCCAGCAGCCCAACCTGCGCATGGTGCGCATGATGTGCACCGGCATGGTGGACCCCAAGTACATCGTCAAGTCCCTGCTCTCCGGAGCGGACGGGGTGCTCGTCTCGGGCTGCCACCCCGGCGACTGCCACTACATCAACGGCAACTACAAGGCCCGGCGGCGGGTCAAGCTCCTGAACGAGATCCTGCCCCAGTTCGGCATCGAGAAGGAGCGGGTCAAGCTGACCTGGGTGGGGGCGAGCGAGGGTAACGAGTTTGCCGCGACGGTAAACAACTTCATCAACGAAATCAGAGAGCTCGGTCCCATGGAAGCGCGTTCCATGGCCGTGATCTAG
- a CDS encoding CoB--CoM heterodisulfide reductase iron-sulfur subunit A family protein, giving the protein MSRKIGVYVCHCGSNIAGKVDCEGVAEFAGGLKDVVVSRDYQFMCSDPGQEMIIRDIRQYGLDRVVVASCSPRLHEKTFQQACARAGLNPYLMQHCCIREHCSWTTADPLEATAKARHIVEAAVERVADHQKLYSREVEVLPDVMVVGAGIAGIQASLDIAKSGHKVHLVEKSPSIGGHMAQFDKTFPTLDCAACISTPKMVAVSQEPNINLMTWSEVEEVTGFVGNYTVTVKHKPRYVNEDICTGCGACLEKCPTKAISEFNEGLGHRKAIYRNSPQAVPNTPVIDGTICKKITKDKCGVCQKICPTGAIDYDMKETREVFHVGSIVLATGYDTMDPTPMREYGFGRYDEVYTALQFERLNNAVGPTEGKIVMKNGEKPESVAIIHCVGSRDRNYHEYCSRTCCMYALKYDHLIKDKVGHDTKVYNFYIDMRCFGKGYEEFYRRVQEEGVTFIRGRPAEIVQEDGKLVVVGEDTLLGMNVRLPVDMVVLCTAMEPRADMTEVARVFGVAQGQDGFLLEEHPKLGPVSTATDGVFLAGACQGPKDIPDAVSHASGGAAQALALAAKGTVSISPTTSWINPDICVGCRVCVGLCAYSAIEFDERRNVAVINEAMCKGCGSCAGYCPSGAARIKHFNETQIFNEIDGLLGMVPGWLPPEQGGAQPVEIPVQRPVKEARHE; this is encoded by the coding sequence ATGTCCAGAAAGATCGGTGTCTATGTCTGTCATTGCGGGTCCAACATCGCGGGCAAGGTCGACTGCGAGGGGGTGGCCGAATTCGCGGGCGGCCTCAAGGACGTGGTCGTGTCCAGGGACTACCAGTTCATGTGCTCGGACCCCGGCCAGGAGATGATCATCCGGGACATCCGGCAGTACGGGTTGGATCGGGTGGTGGTCGCCTCCTGTTCGCCCCGGCTGCACGAGAAGACCTTTCAGCAGGCCTGCGCACGGGCCGGGCTCAATCCGTACCTGATGCAGCACTGCTGCATCCGCGAGCACTGCTCCTGGACCACGGCGGACCCGCTTGAGGCCACGGCCAAGGCGCGGCACATCGTCGAGGCGGCGGTGGAGCGGGTGGCCGACCACCAGAAGCTCTACTCGCGAGAGGTCGAGGTCCTGCCCGACGTCATGGTCGTGGGCGCGGGCATCGCGGGCATCCAGGCCTCGCTCGACATCGCCAAGTCCGGACACAAGGTCCATCTGGTGGAGAAGAGCCCGTCCATCGGCGGGCACATGGCCCAGTTCGACAAGACCTTTCCGACGCTCGACTGCGCGGCCTGCATCTCCACGCCCAAGATGGTCGCGGTCAGCCAGGAGCCGAACATCAACCTGATGACCTGGTCCGAGGTGGAGGAGGTCACCGGGTTCGTGGGCAACTACACGGTCACGGTCAAGCACAAGCCGCGCTATGTCAATGAGGACATCTGCACCGGCTGCGGGGCCTGCCTGGAGAAGTGCCCGACCAAGGCGATCAGCGAGTTCAACGAGGGGCTCGGGCACCGCAAGGCCATCTACCGCAACTCGCCCCAGGCCGTTCCCAACACTCCGGTCATCGACGGCACGATCTGCAAGAAGATCACCAAGGACAAGTGCGGAGTCTGCCAGAAGATTTGCCCCACGGGGGCCATCGACTACGACATGAAGGAGACCCGCGAGGTCTTCCACGTGGGCTCCATCGTCCTGGCCACGGGCTACGACACCATGGACCCCACCCCCATGCGCGAATACGGCTTCGGGCGGTACGACGAGGTCTACACGGCCCTCCAGTTCGAGCGCCTGAACAACGCGGTCGGCCCCACCGAGGGCAAGATCGTCATGAAGAACGGCGAGAAGCCGGAGTCCGTGGCCATCATCCACTGCGTGGGCAGCCGCGACCGCAACTATCACGAGTACTGCTCGCGGACCTGCTGCATGTACGCGCTCAAGTACGACCACCTGATCAAGGACAAGGTCGGCCACGACACCAAGGTCTACAATTTCTACATCGACATGCGTTGCTTCGGGAAGGGCTACGAGGAGTTCTACAGGCGGGTCCAGGAGGAAGGCGTGACCTTCATCCGGGGGCGGCCCGCCGAGATCGTGCAGGAGGACGGCAAGCTCGTGGTGGTGGGCGAGGACACCCTGCTCGGCATGAACGTGCGCCTGCCCGTGGACATGGTCGTCCTGTGCACGGCCATGGAGCCGAGGGCGGACATGACCGAAGTGGCCCGCGTCTTCGGCGTGGCCCAGGGCCAGGACGGCTTCCTGCTGGAAGAGCACCCCAAGCTCGGGCCGGTCTCCACGGCCACGGACGGGGTCTTCCTGGCCGGGGCCTGCCAAGGGCCCAAGGACATCCCGGACGCGGTCTCCCACGCCTCGGGCGGCGCGGCCCAGGCCCTGGCCTTGGCTGCCAAGGGCACGGTCTCCATCTCGCCGACCACCTCCTGGATCAACCCGGACATCTGCGTGGGCTGCCGGGTCTGCGTGGGGTTGTGCGCCTACTCGGCCATCGAGTTCGACGAGCGGCGCAACGTGGCCGTGATCAACGAGGCCATGTGCAAGGGGTGCGGCTCGTGCGCCGGGTACTGTCCGAGCGGCGCGGCCCGGATCAAGCACTTCAACGAGACACAGATATTCAACGAAATAGACGGGCTGCTCGGGATGGTCCCCGGCTGGCTGCCGCCGGAACAGGGCGGGGCGCAACCGGTGGAGATTCCCGTGCAACGGCCCGTCAAGGAGGCGCGTCATGAGTAG
- a CDS encoding transposase translates to MRRKWDSKTKARIVLAGLMGECVNDLCRAHDLRPGQYYKWRGHFLENSHLVFEKPPLPLGDMELAAENEELKKLVGELTLELTSGKPTR, encoded by the coding sequence ATGAGGAGAAAGTGGGATTCCAAGACCAAGGCCAGGATCGTGCTGGCGGGATTGATGGGCGAGTGCGTCAACGATCTCTGCCGGGCCCACGACCTGCGGCCGGGCCAGTACTACAAGTGGCGAGGGCATTTCCTGGAGAACAGCCACCTCGTGTTCGAGAAGCCGCCCCTGCCTCTCGGCGACATGGAGCTGGCGGCGGAGAACGAGGAGCTCAAGAAGTTGGTGGGCGAGCTGACCCTGGAACTGACCAGCGGCAAACCCACACGGTGA
- a CDS encoding sigma-54-dependent transcriptional regulator — protein MTDILIVDGDAAFARGLADSLLEHGFASSSSNSLSRALGILHTGSFKVVLLGDDLPDGDVLDYLAHIREVPSFPEAIIVTRRRDPDMAEKAIQSGAWNYVTKPLNLQRLLVLLERVITYHTKVHSGFCPVSLRRQGIIGNSRAMLSCLDAVAQAATSDINVLLIGETGTGKELFARSIHKNSARQSKPFVVVDCAAMPDTLAESLLFGHERGAFTSADAPTVGLVKQADGGTLFLDEVGELPVPLQKVFLRVLEGRSFRPVGGTREVNSDFRLLAATNRDLERMVENGEFRRDLYFRLRGMHIRLPALRDIAEDINEMTCKFIQRHCEKLKMSTKGFSPDFLDALMHYQWPGNVRELIHTLEQALSRAGNDAVLFPRHLPKAIRAQIARRAMEPELQAAKPAHHHEIAPPEAFPDLRTYRDQQIAQSEERYLNNLMEITGGDIPSSCQISGLSRARLYALLKLYGITRK, from the coding sequence ATGACAGACATTCTCATCGTCGACGGTGACGCGGCCTTTGCCCGCGGGCTGGCCGACTCGCTCCTGGAGCACGGCTTTGCGTCGAGCTCCAGCAACTCGCTGTCCAGGGCCCTGGGCATCCTGCACACCGGCTCGTTCAAGGTGGTCCTGCTCGGGGACGACCTGCCCGACGGGGACGTGCTGGACTACCTGGCGCACATCCGCGAGGTACCTTCCTTTCCCGAGGCGATCATCGTCACCCGCAGGCGGGACCCGGACATGGCGGAAAAGGCCATCCAGTCCGGGGCCTGGAACTACGTGACCAAGCCCCTGAACCTGCAACGGCTCCTGGTCTTGCTCGAACGGGTCATCACCTACCACACCAAGGTCCACTCCGGATTCTGCCCGGTGTCGCTGAGGCGCCAGGGGATCATCGGCAACAGCCGGGCCATGCTCTCCTGCCTGGACGCCGTGGCCCAGGCCGCGACCAGCGACATCAACGTGCTGCTCATCGGCGAGACCGGCACGGGCAAGGAGCTCTTCGCCCGGTCCATCCACAAGAACTCGGCCCGCCAGAGCAAGCCGTTCGTGGTCGTGGACTGCGCGGCCATGCCCGACACCCTGGCCGAGAGCCTGCTCTTCGGCCACGAGCGCGGCGCGTTCACCAGCGCGGACGCGCCCACCGTGGGGCTGGTCAAGCAGGCGGACGGCGGCACCCTCTTCCTGGACGAGGTCGGCGAGCTGCCCGTGCCCCTGCAAAAGGTCTTCCTCCGCGTGCTCGAAGGACGCAGCTTCCGGCCCGTGGGCGGTACCCGCGAGGTCAACAGCGACTTCCGGCTGCTGGCGGCCACCAACCGGGACCTGGAACGCATGGTCGAAAACGGCGAATTCCGGCGCGACCTGTACTTCCGGCTGCGCGGCATGCACATCCGCCTGCCCGCCCTGCGCGACATCGCCGAGGATATCAACGAGATGACCTGCAAGTTCATCCAGCGGCACTGCGAGAAGTTGAAGATGTCCACCAAGGGGTTCTCGCCGGACTTCCTGGACGCGCTCATGCACTACCAGTGGCCGGGCAACGTCCGCGAACTGATCCACACCCTGGAGCAGGCCCTGTCCCGCGCGGGCAACGACGCCGTGCTCTTTCCCCGCCACCTGCCCAAGGCGATCCGCGCCCAGATCGCCCGCCGGGCCATGGAACCGGAGCTCCAGGCCGCCAAGCCGGCCCACCACCACGAGATCGCTCCCCCGGAGGCCTTCCCGGACCTGCGCACCTACCGCGACCAGCAGATCGCCCAGAGCGAAGAACGTTACCTCAACAACCTGATGGAGATCACCGGCGGCGACATTCCGTCCTCCTGCCAAATCTCCGGTCTGTCCCGCGCCCGCCTCTACGCCCTGCTCAAACTCTACGGCATCACCCGCAAGTAA
- a CDS encoding SpoIIE family protein phosphatase → MRIRSKLLIFFLLVSLVPLLLVWGGVRHDLTAMGENLADRSGNLLVRKASRSLERVVADHAAILHRERQLLEVSARLLASKVEGALSGHGHVPQVGNYAPPEDRLADLKSDYYSLDMSGARRPLTVDFGRVSTWSGDADTPLARLAPTLGRIKAEHPRLLLWIDVAMKDGDRVRYPVARTNMMGGGMGMMGSGQGMMGAMGSTSQDTGFPSGLTWSSPEVDRATGRMVFAVSAPIRDVGGAVSGRLTLVVPVDAVLHEESRNSPFPAGTESLLVAPETDPDTREPGLRIVARERSERTERIGMGHMWVPEADAWLTPEDSGPLKDMAASMLAGKSGVINMSGTGGDELWAFAPMDKSGVSLLLIVPEEDIVKEARAARGYVAAQVRLHNAKMGAVILVVALVVVLMAFFLSKLFTRNIRELARAVHSVAQGDFSVRARIRSRDEVGRLGRAFNAMIPELQDKVRMQNSLEVAQEVQLSLLPGRDPEFPGADIAGASTYSDETGGDYYDFIPRSTDRGDSLVVAVGDVSGHGVQAALTMASARAYLRSLLSGGAPLGEAVPAVNRLVFEDTDGSGRFMTLFLLELFEDGGVEWVRAGHDPALLFTPDRECFEELQGEGLPLGVTPDATFTVGRREAVPGQIAVIGTDGIWEAVSPGGEMFGKGRFKALIREHAGENAAALVRTVNQSLAVFRATAPQRDDMTLAVVRWV, encoded by the coding sequence ATGCGCATTCGCTCTAAATTGCTTATCTTCTTTCTTCTGGTTTCCCTGGTGCCCCTGCTCCTGGTCTGGGGCGGCGTGCGCCACGACCTGACCGCCATGGGCGAGAACCTGGCCGACCGCAGCGGCAACCTGCTGGTGCGCAAGGCCAGCCGGTCCCTGGAACGGGTGGTGGCCGACCACGCGGCCATCCTGCACCGCGAACGCCAGCTCCTCGAAGTCTCGGCCCGGCTTCTGGCGTCCAAGGTGGAGGGGGCCCTCTCCGGCCACGGGCACGTTCCGCAGGTCGGAAACTACGCCCCGCCCGAGGACCGCCTGGCCGATCTGAAGAGCGATTATTACAGCCTGGACATGTCCGGCGCGCGGCGGCCGCTCACCGTCGACTTCGGCCGGGTGTCCACCTGGTCCGGCGATGCCGACACCCCCCTGGCCCGACTGGCCCCGACCCTGGGCCGGATCAAGGCCGAACACCCCCGCCTGCTCCTGTGGATCGACGTGGCCATGAAGGACGGCGACCGGGTGCGCTACCCCGTGGCCCGCACGAACATGATGGGCGGCGGAATGGGCATGATGGGCAGCGGGCAGGGCATGATGGGCGCCATGGGCTCCACGTCGCAGGACACCGGTTTTCCCTCCGGCCTGACCTGGTCCTCGCCCGAGGTGGACCGCGCCACCGGGCGCATGGTCTTTGCCGTGAGTGCGCCCATACGCGACGTCGGCGGTGCGGTCTCCGGCCGCCTGACCCTGGTGGTGCCCGTGGACGCGGTCCTGCACGAGGAGAGCCGCAACAGCCCGTTCCCGGCGGGCACCGAATCCCTGCTGGTCGCGCCCGAGACCGACCCCGACACCCGCGAGCCGGGCCTTCGGATCGTGGCCCGAGAGCGTTCCGAGCGCACCGAACGAATCGGCATGGGCCACATGTGGGTTCCCGAGGCCGACGCCTGGCTGACCCCGGAGGACTCCGGGCCCCTGAAGGACATGGCCGCGTCCATGCTGGCCGGGAAATCCGGTGTGATCAACATGTCCGGGACCGGCGGCGACGAGCTCTGGGCCTTTGCGCCTATGGACAAGAGCGGCGTTTCCCTGCTGCTCATCGTGCCCGAGGAGGACATCGTCAAGGAGGCCCGGGCCGCACGCGGCTACGTGGCCGCCCAGGTGCGCCTGCACAACGCCAAGATGGGCGCGGTCATCCTCGTCGTGGCCCTTGTCGTGGTGCTCATGGCCTTTTTCCTGTCCAAGCTGTTCACCCGCAATATCCGGGAATTGGCCCGCGCGGTGCACAGCGTTGCCCAGGGCGATTTTTCGGTCCGCGCGCGGATCCGCTCACGCGACGAGGTCGGCCGGCTCGGCCGGGCCTTCAACGCCATGATCCCCGAACTCCAGGACAAGGTGCGCATGCAGAACTCCCTGGAGGTGGCCCAGGAGGTCCAGCTCAGCCTCCTGCCCGGCCGTGACCCGGAGTTCCCCGGCGCGGACATCGCCGGGGCCAGCACCTACTCGGACGAGACCGGCGGGGACTACTACGACTTCATCCCGCGCTCCACCGACCGGGGCGACAGTCTGGTGGTCGCCGTGGGCGACGTCAGCGGCCACGGGGTCCAGGCCGCCCTGACCATGGCCTCGGCCCGCGCCTATCTGCGCAGCCTCCTGTCCGGCGGCGCGCCGCTCGGCGAGGCGGTCCCGGCCGTGAACCGGCTGGTCTTCGAGGACACCGACGGCTCGGGCCGGTTCATGACACTCTTCCTTCTGGAGCTCTTCGAGGACGGAGGCGTGGAATGGGTCCGCGCGGGCCACGACCCGGCGCTGCTCTTCACGCCCGACCGGGAATGCTTCGAGGAGTTGCAGGGCGAGGGGCTGCCTCTGGGCGTCACCCCGGACGCGACCTTCACCGTGGGGCGCCGCGAGGCCGTACCCGGCCAGATCGCGGTTATCGGGACGGACGGCATCTGGGAGGCCGTCTCGCCGGGCGGGGAGATGTTCGGCAAGGGCCGTTTCAAGGCCCTCATCCGCGAACACGCGGGCGAAAACGCCGCCGCCCTGGTCCGGACCGTCAACCAGTCTCTGGCCGTCTTCCGCGCCACCGCCCCCCAACGCGACGACATGACCCTGGCCGTGGTGCGTTGGGTGTGA
- a CDS encoding LysE family translocator: MGKPRRSLFLEAFLVSASNPKALIFLSAFLPQFLDTAHPVPEQFTVMFVTICAIVATVHLGYSYLIASPGHRFSFKDLGRRIDRLTGGLFITMGGDILLSDRV; encoded by the coding sequence GTGGGCAAACCACGTCGCAGCCTTTTCCTGGAGGCCTTCCTGGTCTCGGCGAGCAATCCCAAGGCCCTGATCTTCCTGTCCGCCTTCCTGCCGCAGTTCCTCGATACCGCGCATCCGGTGCCCGAGCAGTTCACGGTCATGTTCGTGACCATCTGCGCTATCGTGGCCACCGTGCACCTAGGCTATTCGTACCTGATCGCCTCCCCGGGGCACCGCTTCTCATTCAAGGATTTAGGGCGCAGGATCGACAGGCTCACCGGCGGACTGTTCATCACCATGGGCGGGGACATCCTCCTGAGCGACCGCGTCTGA
- a CDS encoding DUF599 domain-containing protein, protein MQEFFAPHLLDIICLVMSAGIFSFYHLYMRFKLKSNPTYSLYGATTLARTAWVVGVMEEKNDILAVQTLRNSTMAATFLASTSILLAVGLLTLSGQADKLGQTWHAMNIFGSRAESTITLKLLVILGNLFIAFFNFSFAIRLFMHVGFLINTPPEEGNYGASITFVAMELNKAGGYFHVGMRAYYFLVPLIFWLFSPLFMLAATVTLLALISRIEKTPQLNSEYLGTLFKNSCELPHK, encoded by the coding sequence ATGCAAGAATTCTTCGCCCCGCACCTGCTGGACATCATCTGCCTGGTCATGTCCGCCGGGATTTTCTCCTTCTATCACCTGTACATGCGTTTCAAGCTCAAAAGCAACCCCACGTACTCGCTCTACGGGGCCACCACCCTGGCACGGACCGCCTGGGTCGTCGGCGTCATGGAGGAAAAGAACGACATCCTGGCCGTGCAGACCCTGCGCAACTCGACCATGGCCGCCACCTTCCTGGCCTCCACCTCCATCCTCCTGGCCGTGGGGCTCCTGACCCTGTCCGGCCAGGCCGACAAGCTCGGCCAGACCTGGCACGCCATGAACATCTTCGGCTCCAGGGCCGAGAGCACCATCACCCTCAAGCTCCTGGTCATCCTCGGCAACCTGTTCATCGCGTTCTTCAATTTTTCCTTTGCCATCAGGCTGTTCATGCACGTGGGCTTTTTGATCAACACCCCGCCCGAGGAGGGCAACTACGGGGCGTCCATCACCTTCGTGGCCATGGAGCTGAACAAGGCGGGCGGGTACTTCCACGTGGGCATGCGGGCCTACTACTTCCTGGTGCCGCTGATCTTCTGGCTGTTCAGCCCCCTGTTCATGCTCGCGGCCACCGTCACCCTGCTGGCGCTCATCTCCCGAATCGAGAAGACCCCGCAACTCAACAGCGAGTACCTCGGCACCCTGTTCAAGAACTCCTGCGAGTTGCCGCACAAGTAG
- a CDS encoding universal stress protein translates to MDFKRVLIAVDGSENSLRAVRYAAAILGGGQGYAVQLVHIERLPERDMFPDESAWSGQCREHSRAMRDFLEEARGMLEAGGLSGETICSQYIDSCMARPEGAEDCSHGRNIALEILSIAEEGGYGTLVIGRRGVSKAEEFLFGSVSNKLIHHAKDRTVWVVS, encoded by the coding sequence ATGGATTTCAAGAGAGTGCTCATCGCCGTGGACGGTTCGGAGAATTCGCTGCGCGCCGTACGCTACGCGGCCGCCATCCTCGGCGGCGGCCAGGGGTACGCCGTGCAACTGGTGCACATCGAGCGGCTGCCGGAGCGGGACATGTTCCCGGACGAATCGGCCTGGTCCGGGCAGTGCCGGGAGCATTCGCGGGCCATGCGCGATTTCCTCGAAGAGGCGCGCGGGATGCTGGAGGCGGGCGGGTTGTCCGGCGAGACCATATGCAGCCAGTACATCGACAGCTGCATGGCCCGGCCCGAGGGGGCCGAGGATTGCAGCCACGGCCGGAACATCGCCCTGGAGATCCTGTCCATCGCCGAGGAGGGGGGCTACGGCACCCTGGTCATCGGCCGCCGGGGGGTGTCCAAGGCCGAGGAGTTCCTGTTCGGCAGCGTGTCCAACAAGCTCATCCACCACGCCAAGGACCGGACCGTGTGGGTGGTCTCCTGA
- a CDS encoding serine/threonine protein kinase codes for MSEEVRGLVERYMPEFPVRRCGRVFTDTTQFMDINHGDVIELGGLHYLVLKDESERRFGMEDPKYWVKRCRELETGERKILKLVFFERFPLKVGEFEVQCYRSPKKESRILDLVADDPRFMHGVTRPDDHENPVRILDIVQGREIGKYVYAVKADHEAYFREHFPSVLDHFMEACGAIAFLHAHGEKHGDIRRDHLFIEYGTGTYRWIDFDYTFDFHENPYGLDIFGLGNILIYCAGKQVWNMGNLREGGFPDETLDGLDRGDHSLVIRNRVVNLRKLFPYIPAELNNVFMHFSQRTEVFYDTVEEFLDELRPCRGLLG; via the coding sequence ATGTCCGAGGAAGTCAGGGGTCTGGTGGAGCGGTACATGCCGGAGTTTCCCGTCCGGCGATGCGGCAGGGTGTTCACGGACACCACCCAGTTCATGGACATCAACCATGGGGACGTCATCGAACTGGGAGGGCTGCACTATCTCGTGCTCAAGGACGAGAGCGAGCGGCGTTTCGGCATGGAGGACCCCAAATACTGGGTCAAGCGCTGCCGCGAACTGGAGACCGGCGAGCGCAAGATCCTCAAGCTGGTCTTCTTCGAGCGCTTCCCCCTCAAGGTCGGCGAGTTCGAGGTCCAGTGCTACCGCAGCCCGAAGAAGGAGTCGCGCATCCTGGACCTGGTGGCCGACGACCCCCGGTTCATGCACGGGGTGACCCGCCCGGACGACCACGAGAACCCGGTGCGCATCCTGGACATCGTCCAGGGCCGGGAGATCGGCAAGTACGTCTATGCGGTCAAGGCCGACCACGAGGCCTATTTCCGCGAGCATTTTCCGTCCGTCCTCGACCACTTCATGGAAGCGTGCGGGGCCATCGCTTTCCTGCACGCCCACGGCGAGAAGCACGGCGACATCCGGCGCGACCACCTGTTCATCGAGTACGGCACCGGCACCTACCGCTGGATCGACTTCGACTACACCTTCGACTTCCACGAGAACCCGTACGGCCTGGACATCTTCGGCCTGGGCAACATCCTCATCTATTGCGCGGGCAAGCAGGTCTGGAACATGGGCAACCTTCGCGAGGGGGGCTTTCCCGACGAGACCCTGGACGGCCTGGACCGGGGGGACCATTCCCTGGTCATCCGCAACCGGGTGGTCAACCTGCGCAAGCTCTTCCCGTACATCCCGGCCGAACTGAACAACGTGTTCATGCATTTTTCGCAACGGACCGAGGTCTTCTACGACACCGTGGAGGAGTTCCTCGACGAGCTGCGGCCGTGCCGCGGGCTCCTCGGGTGA